From a single Paenibacillus sp. FSL W8-0426 genomic region:
- a CDS encoding MFS transporter gives MEHHVTYSKYRWIMLILSALTSLIPTIVFVGPTVFIPMMMTDLHITTAEAGVMVTIVLLGAGLTGTMGGSLMGKFGIARTRTIALLFYTVGGLVPLFTSSYAILLISRVLIGVGMGISAGTSVAVTMDWYPPKERPLINSLNSILSLAGSFIALAVAIPLYNLVGQNWRLTLEWFGIAMLITTILWVIFARNNAQTSQGNMSDQSQNKPSSKESPLKSVIRKKEVILLVIAYLSFMLSTQSLQTFLPTYFQTDLAMSAAKSGTITSLISLASVVAGLLVGILMAALGRRKIFMWPLLTLLLVGCIGSVTFPDGILLYTSVILIGLALNGWLPAMFTSVMELEGMTPERAGAAQGLILSVGMFGGAVSTLVIGWIAEYTGLRDALLYFSFLALFAIISTAMLPETGPIGKKNK, from the coding sequence ATGGAACATCATGTGACTTACTCCAAATACCGCTGGATCATGTTGATATTGTCAGCGTTAACTTCACTTATTCCAACCATTGTTTTTGTTGGTCCCACAGTATTCATTCCTATGATGATGACTGATTTGCACATCACAACAGCTGAGGCGGGCGTCATGGTTACGATCGTGCTGCTAGGAGCTGGTTTGACCGGCACTATGGGGGGCAGCTTGATGGGCAAGTTCGGTATTGCACGCACGCGTACGATAGCACTGCTCTTTTATACAGTCGGAGGACTCGTTCCTCTGTTCACCTCCAGCTATGCCATATTGTTAATCAGTCGCGTGTTGATCGGGGTTGGGATGGGCATTTCGGCAGGAACATCGGTTGCCGTCACGATGGATTGGTATCCTCCAAAAGAACGGCCTTTGATTAATTCATTGAACTCCATCTTGTCTCTGGCTGGATCTTTCATTGCTCTGGCTGTTGCGATTCCGTTGTATAATCTGGTTGGTCAAAATTGGAGACTTACACTTGAGTGGTTTGGAATTGCTATGCTGATAACAACGATTCTCTGGGTTATCTTTGCAAGAAACAACGCTCAAACGAGTCAGGGAAATATGTCAGACCAATCACAGAACAAACCTTCCTCCAAAGAAAGCCCATTGAAATCGGTCATTCGAAAAAAAGAGGTCATTCTGCTGGTTATTGCATATCTTTCCTTTATGCTGTCCACGCAAAGCTTGCAGACGTTCCTGCCCACTTACTTTCAAACCGATTTAGCCATGTCTGCTGCGAAGTCTGGAACCATTACGAGCCTTATTTCGCTGGCTTCGGTTGTTGCGGGACTCCTTGTGGGCATTCTCATGGCCGCTTTGGGAAGACGTAAAATATTCATGTGGCCATTGTTAACATTGCTGCTGGTCGGATGTATTGGTTCCGTCACTTTTCCGGATGGAATACTACTGTATACTTCCGTGATTTTGATTGGACTTGCATTGAATGGCTGGCTGCCAGCCATGTTTACAAGTGTAATGGAATTGGAGGGCATGACTCCGGAACGGGCAGGCGCGGCGCAGGGACTAATTCTAAGCGTGGGCATGTTCGGAGGCGCTGTCTCAACACTTGTGATCGGTTGGATCGCAGAGTATACGGGACTGCGTGACGCTTTACTGTATTTCAGCTTCTTGGCTTTGTTCGCCATAATTTCGACCGCAATGCTTCCTGAAACGGGGCCGATCGGTAAAAAGAATAAATAA
- a CDS encoding zinc-binding dehydrogenase — protein MNAVVFRKGQFQMKEIGDLQPNKDQLLVEPLAIGICGSDLSAVAHTEDFLESVRKAGSVGQAFDPNKDLVLGHEFTAKVIEVGDNVIDYQPGDLIVVLPWVIGDDGVMYTVGYSNDYPGGFSERVLVGNGGHFKIPDGVNPYHAAVTEPLATGYNSVLRADIGPDGGAIVTGAGTVGLGAVIALASRGIHPIVVSDPSVKRREIAMKYGAHAVVNPLEKDPVEVYRGLAKDSQRLHVFEASGVKNLIYNMIDAVPHYTKFLIVGASMEDNLLKPTSLINKNITLDFITGPGYGETSYTALKETFEDLIAGKFDPSEIVTAYTGFDGVEHAFAALRPGGEQKIEQVKILIVPQLDGDGIYAPDQIELPKI, from the coding sequence GTGAATGCGGTTGTTTTTCGAAAAGGTCAATTTCAAATGAAAGAAATAGGGGATCTTCAACCAAACAAGGACCAACTGTTGGTTGAACCATTAGCGATCGGAATCTGCGGGAGTGATCTCTCTGCAGTAGCACACACGGAGGATTTCCTCGAGAGTGTACGCAAAGCGGGGAGCGTCGGGCAAGCATTTGATCCGAACAAGGATTTGGTTTTGGGACATGAGTTTACAGCAAAAGTCATCGAGGTCGGTGATAATGTCATTGACTACCAACCAGGGGATTTGATTGTTGTACTGCCTTGGGTGATCGGTGATGACGGAGTGATGTATACCGTAGGATACTCGAACGATTATCCGGGAGGATTTTCGGAGCGCGTGCTTGTGGGCAACGGAGGCCATTTCAAGATTCCCGATGGAGTCAATCCTTATCATGCTGCGGTTACTGAGCCACTCGCAACCGGTTACAATAGTGTTTTGAGAGCGGATATTGGACCGGATGGAGGAGCGATTGTGACAGGAGCCGGAACCGTTGGCCTTGGTGCCGTCATAGCACTTGCTTCTCGTGGCATCCACCCGATCGTCGTTTCCGATCCATCTGTCAAAAGACGGGAGATTGCCATGAAATATGGGGCTCATGCCGTCGTAAATCCTTTGGAAAAGGATCCGGTCGAAGTGTATCGAGGGTTGGCCAAAGACAGTCAGCGTCTACACGTTTTTGAAGCCTCCGGCGTAAAAAACTTGATTTATAACATGATTGATGCTGTGCCTCACTATACCAAATTCCTGATAGTTGGAGCCTCCATGGAAGACAATCTGCTTAAACCGACAAGTCTCATCAACAAAAACATCACCTTGGACTTTATTACAGGGCCAGGTTATGGTGAAACCTCTTATACGGCTTTGAAAGAAACCTTCGAGGACCTAATCGCTGGGAAATTTGATCCATCGGAAATCGTAACAGCATATACCGGCTTCGATGGAGTTGAACATGCGTTTGCCGCGCTACGACCGGGAGGGGAGCAAAAGATTGAACAAGTCAAAATCTTGATTGTCCCTCAACTGGATGGAGACGGCATATATGCTCCAGATCAAATTGAACTTCCAAAAATATAA
- a CDS encoding MarR family transcriptional regulator, which produces MRNKREELLIENSYMSSMHNKLWLTDWNKKNHLNLSMTEVSILEILNDEGPKRAKELSEPLHITSGGITGICNKLLAKGLIFRRRDEDIDRRSVMLEISDAGKKIVDEAYAMRLDLVSSHFSVLTDEEIMLWNKLYKKLIHHLLEKRNGTHSD; this is translated from the coding sequence ATGAGGAATAAAAGAGAAGAACTGCTAATTGAGAATTCTTATATGTCGTCCATGCACAACAAACTATGGTTGACGGATTGGAATAAAAAAAATCATTTAAATCTCTCCATGACGGAAGTCAGCATATTGGAAATACTGAATGATGAAGGCCCCAAACGAGCCAAAGAGCTTTCAGAACCACTACATATTACTTCCGGGGGAATTACGGGGATCTGTAACAAATTGCTGGCGAAAGGACTGATCTTTCGACGGAGAGACGAAGATATTGACCGGCGTTCCGTCATGTTGGAGATATCGGATGCAGGGAAAAAGATCGTCGATGAAGCTTATGCCATGAGACTGGATTTGGTAAGTTCACACTTCAGCGTGTTGACTGATGAAGAAATTATGCTGTGGAACAAATTGTATAAGAAACTGATTCACCACCTTCTTGAAAAGAGGAACGGTACACATTCAGATTAA
- a CDS encoding GNAT family N-acetyltransferase, which translates to MLETALTITSMQTPEEARAFKTLNEEWIARIFAVEEADLVILDNPVENIVDRGGDVLIARDGDSIVGCVALVPTGAGVFELSKMSVAPEMRGRGYGRKIIQAAINRARGLGATSLFLGSSTKLPNAVHLYESVGFKHVPVEQIGPMPYVRADVFMELELH; encoded by the coding sequence ATGCTTGAAACAGCGCTTACGATCACTTCGATGCAGACGCCCGAAGAAGCTCGGGCCTTCAAAACACTTAACGAGGAATGGATTGCCCGTATCTTCGCCGTCGAAGAGGCGGACCTGGTCATCCTCGATAACCCGGTAGAGAACATCGTGGACAGAGGAGGGGACGTACTCATCGCACGTGATGGCGATTCGATCGTCGGATGTGTTGCGCTCGTGCCGACCGGAGCCGGCGTGTTCGAGCTCTCGAAGATGAGCGTTGCACCCGAGATGCGCGGGCGTGGATACGGACGGAAAATCATTCAAGCGGCCATTAACCGCGCACGCGGACTAGGCGCTACATCGCTCTTTTTGGGAAGCAGCACCAAGCTGCCGAATGCCGTTCATCTTTATGAATCAGTTGGGTTCAAACACGTTCCTGTCGAGCAGATCGGGCCCATGCCCTATGTAAGAGCGGATGTGTTTATGGAGTTAGAACTACATTGA
- the uidA gene encoding beta-glucuronidase has translation MLYPTLTETRSIIDLSGIWNFKLDSGMGFTENWQKQTLKDPSRMVVPGSFNDMAVSANIRDHVGWVWYEREITLPSSMTEERVVLRFGSATHFAKVYLNGEFVVEHKGGFLPFEAEINRYLQKGKNRLTVAVNNIVDETTLPVGFVTEKHVAGVGKVVRNHPNFDFFNYAGLHRPVKIYTTPTIYVKDVTIVTELDGTVHYSIDVVGSASVKAKIVDESGIVISESEGKSSTLTIPNVKLWEPLNAYLYTLRIELEDEGETIDVYEQPFGVRTVEVSGGQFLINNKPFYFKGYGKHEDTPIHGRGLDEAANVLDFNLMKWTGANSFRTAHYPYSEEVMRLADREGFVVIDEVPAVGMHLNMMVLHRGGELRNTWDELKTFEHHQEVIRELIERDKNHPSVVMWNIANEPASEEKGAYEYFKPLIELARDLDPQKRPVTIVTQIESSPEKDQVAELLDILTFNRYYGWYVDGGDLVSAKEMLRTEFKEWLKRCPDKPFMMTEYGADTVAGLHDVEPIMFTEEYQVAFYKANHEVFDEFQQFVGEQVWNFADFATSQGIIRVQGNKKGIFTRDRKPKAIAHELKRRWTAIPDFYYKN, from the coding sequence ATGCTTTATCCTACACTTACCGAAACGCGTAGCATTATAGATTTAAGCGGGATTTGGAACTTTAAACTGGATTCTGGCATGGGATTTACAGAGAACTGGCAGAAGCAAACGTTGAAGGATCCAAGCCGTATGGTGGTTCCTGGTTCATTTAACGATATGGCAGTCAGTGCAAACATCCGTGACCATGTTGGCTGGGTTTGGTATGAGCGGGAGATTACTCTGCCAAGTTCGATGACCGAAGAACGAGTGGTTTTACGGTTTGGTTCTGCCACCCATTTCGCAAAAGTTTATTTGAATGGGGAATTCGTTGTAGAGCATAAAGGGGGCTTTTTACCCTTTGAGGCTGAAATTAATCGATATTTACAAAAAGGCAAAAATCGATTAACCGTTGCGGTGAACAATATTGTGGATGAGACGACCTTACCCGTTGGTTTTGTAACCGAGAAGCACGTTGCTGGTGTTGGAAAGGTTGTTCGGAATCATCCTAATTTTGACTTCTTCAACTATGCCGGTTTGCATCGTCCTGTAAAAATATATACGACGCCGACCATTTATGTTAAGGATGTGACGATCGTAACTGAACTGGATGGGACAGTTCATTACTCCATTGATGTGGTTGGTTCAGCATCTGTTAAAGCAAAGATTGTAGATGAATCGGGCATCGTTATTTCAGAGTCAGAAGGAAAATCAAGCACACTTACGATTCCCAACGTTAAGCTGTGGGAACCTTTAAATGCCTATTTGTACACCCTTCGGATTGAACTGGAAGATGAAGGTGAAACGATCGATGTTTATGAACAGCCATTTGGTGTGAGAACGGTTGAGGTGAGCGGAGGGCAGTTCCTGATCAATAATAAACCGTTCTATTTCAAAGGTTATGGTAAGCACGAAGATACGCCTATTCATGGAAGAGGGTTAGATGAAGCAGCCAATGTTTTGGATTTTAATCTGATGAAATGGACGGGAGCGAACTCATTCCGTACCGCTCACTATCCATATTCAGAAGAAGTGATGAGGCTTGCGGATCGGGAAGGATTTGTTGTCATTGATGAAGTACCCGCGGTGGGAATGCATTTAAACATGATGGTGCTGCATCGTGGCGGAGAACTTAGAAATACGTGGGATGAGCTTAAAACGTTCGAACATCACCAAGAGGTGATCAGGGAACTCATTGAAAGAGACAAAAACCATCCCTCTGTTGTGATGTGGAATATAGCCAATGAGCCTGCCTCAGAGGAAAAGGGTGCTTATGAATATTTTAAACCGCTAATCGAATTAGCCAGAGATTTAGATCCGCAAAAGCGTCCTGTTACGATTGTCACTCAAATTGAATCTTCACCTGAAAAGGATCAAGTGGCGGAGTTATTAGATATCCTTACCTTTAACCGCTATTACGGATGGTATGTAGATGGTGGTGATTTGGTATCAGCCAAAGAGATGCTGCGCACTGAATTTAAGGAATGGCTGAAAAGATGTCCAGACAAACCATTTATGATGACCGAATATGGAGCGGACACTGTCGCCGGATTGCATGATGTCGAACCCATTATGTTTACAGAAGAATACCAAGTTGCGTTTTATAAAGCAAACCATGAAGTTTTTGATGAATTTCAACAGTTTGTTGGCGAGCAAGTGTGGAACTTTGCCGATTTTGCAACGAGCCAGGGAATCATTCGTGTACAAGGAAACAAAAAGGGGATCTTCACTCGTGATCGAAAACCTAAAGCCATTGCCCATGAACTTAAAAGACGATGGACGGCCATTCCTGATTTTTATTACAAGAACTAG
- a CDS encoding glycoside-pentoside-hexuronide (GPH):cation symporter has translation MRPFGFKDKFGYLFGDFGNDFFFALVGSFLMVYYTDVFQINPATVGGLFLLARLWDAIADITWGRFIDTRKAGKNGKFKPWIFRMSIPLVISGVLMFVHIPGMSNGFYIAYAYVTYILWGTLYSTVNIPYGSMASVITADPVERTTLSTWRSLGATLAQLIVGVLGPLLMFVNNEANANRFLMGAVIFGILSIASYMACYKLTVERVVMDENHKPNMNLKKTLKGLLKNKPLIVFLIGSLIFLINLMLIGTVNTYLFKDYFGNAQLLSVFSLVQSATILIGMPIVKPLVAKFGKKEVAASGFLLSTIVYFILFLLPNLSAVQYICILSLGLFGYALFNLISWAFITDLVDYHEHVTGMREDATIYSIYSFARKVGQAVAGGIGGIAVAAVGYNAELQSQAASTLDGIHLLATLVPSIGLLLVFICMAFFYPLNKKRTAELVSVLNKKRSDKDSL, from the coding sequence ATGCGTCCATTTGGGTTCAAGGATAAGTTTGGGTATTTGTTTGGTGATTTTGGGAATGATTTTTTCTTTGCTCTGGTGGGGTCATTTTTGATGGTGTATTACACCGATGTCTTTCAAATTAATCCTGCTACGGTAGGGGGATTATTTTTGCTGGCTCGTCTGTGGGATGCGATTGCAGATATCACGTGGGGGCGCTTTATCGATACCAGAAAAGCCGGAAAGAACGGGAAATTCAAACCTTGGATCTTTAGAATGTCGATCCCTCTCGTCATTTCAGGCGTTCTAATGTTTGTTCACATACCGGGAATGTCCAATGGATTTTACATCGCGTATGCCTATGTTACTTATATCTTATGGGGCACGTTGTATAGCACGGTTAATATTCCATACGGTTCAATGGCTTCAGTCATTACAGCTGACCCTGTAGAACGGACGACGCTGTCCACATGGCGATCACTTGGAGCGACATTAGCTCAATTGATTGTCGGTGTTCTGGGTCCACTGCTTATGTTTGTGAATAACGAGGCGAATGCCAATCGCTTTTTAATGGGGGCAGTCATTTTTGGCATTCTGTCGATCGCAAGTTATATGGCTTGTTATAAATTAACCGTAGAACGTGTGGTCATGGATGAAAATCATAAACCGAATATGAATTTGAAAAAAACGCTAAAAGGTCTTCTTAAAAATAAACCGTTAATTGTATTTCTCATTGGCTCACTTATTTTCTTAATCAATTTAATGTTAATTGGAACAGTGAATACGTATTTGTTTAAGGATTACTTTGGAAATGCCCAGTTGTTAAGTGTGTTTAGCCTCGTTCAATCGGCAACGATCCTTATAGGAATGCCGATTGTCAAACCTTTGGTAGCCAAGTTCGGAAAAAAAGAAGTAGCTGCCTCTGGGTTTCTACTATCGACCATCGTTTACTTTATTTTATTTTTGCTTCCAAACCTATCGGCGGTTCAATATATTTGTATTTTATCGCTGGGTTTATTCGGATATGCTCTTTTCAATTTAATAAGTTGGGCTTTTATAACGGACTTGGTTGACTACCATGAACATGTAACCGGTATGAGAGAGGATGCAACCATCTACTCCATCTATTCTTTTGCGCGTAAAGTAGGACAGGCTGTAGCTGGAGGAATAGGCGGTATAGCTGTGGCCGCCGTTGGTTACAATGCTGAACTTCAATCCCAAGCTGCAAGTACGTTGGACGGGATTCATTTATTAGCGACATTAGTACCATCGATCGGCCTTCTGCTCGTATTTATTTGTATGGCCTTTTTCTATCCGTTAAACAAAAAGCGTACGGCTGAACTTGTAAGCGTTTTAAATAAAAAGAGAAGTGATAAAGACTCGTTGTGA
- a CDS encoding helix-turn-helix domain-containing protein, with product MHNFQQENIEFICNLAHNIYKIPIYYFDSENTLTYEAALDFRHNPLYTSNPAIITELFTEMGSQHFPVIRETLYHEKFFAINVHFNQECKGRIVVGPVINFRMTEETIKITLRDLVTRGNKEEIKHYYDQVPVISNFNFINLSMIIYFMLYQQKLELADILLNNEGLDQNMLEIEQPYSQIIDGRQNNLVHTEIDKEKKLLDFIRLGRTDKVLENFHAIHKQGKKGVLSKTSFLRSQKNIAISLITLTTRAAVEGGLYQEIAYNLSDLYILKLEELTESRAVDELIEDVLIDFAERVANSKKHKYSRPINICQNFIFNHLNKNITVSQLAELTSLNPNYLSNLFKKEVGISIPQFIQKTKIEEAKNLLSYSSYSLAEISTMLNFYDQSYFAKVFKKFTGCTPKQFINQN from the coding sequence ATGCATAACTTTCAGCAGGAGAATATCGAATTTATATGTAACTTGGCACACAATATCTATAAAATACCTATATACTATTTTGACAGTGAGAATACGTTAACTTATGAAGCGGCTCTTGATTTCCGGCATAACCCTTTGTACACGTCCAACCCCGCCATTATTACAGAGTTATTTACCGAAATGGGATCACAACATTTTCCCGTTATTCGCGAAACCCTGTATCATGAGAAATTTTTCGCAATAAATGTCCATTTTAATCAAGAATGCAAAGGGAGAATCGTCGTCGGTCCAGTAATTAATTTCAGGATGACCGAAGAGACTATTAAAATCACGTTAAGGGATTTAGTAACCCGGGGAAACAAAGAGGAAATAAAGCATTACTATGATCAAGTTCCGGTAATCAGCAATTTTAATTTTATTAATCTGAGTATGATTATTTATTTTATGCTTTATCAACAAAAGCTGGAGCTGGCTGACATTTTGCTGAATAATGAAGGTCTTGATCAAAATATGCTAGAGATTGAACAACCCTATTCCCAAATTATTGATGGACGTCAAAATAATTTAGTACACACTGAAATAGATAAAGAGAAGAAGCTTTTGGATTTTATACGGTTAGGGAGAACAGATAAAGTATTGGAGAATTTTCATGCTATTCATAAACAAGGAAAGAAAGGTGTGTTATCAAAGACCAGTTTTTTGAGAAGTCAAAAGAACATCGCCATTTCTCTGATCACGTTAACCACCAGAGCAGCAGTAGAAGGAGGATTGTATCAAGAAATCGCCTATAACCTTAGTGATTTGTATATCCTTAAATTAGAGGAATTAACCGAAAGTAGAGCGGTCGATGAATTGATTGAGGATGTTTTAATTGATTTTGCTGAACGAGTCGCAAACAGTAAAAAACATAAATACTCAAGACCTATAAATATTTGTCAAAATTTTATTTTTAATCATCTGAATAAAAACATTACCGTTTCCCAACTGGCCGAATTAACTTCCCTGAATCCCAATTATTTATCTAACCTTTTTAAAAAAGAAGTCGGGATTTCGATTCCTCAGTTTATCCAGAAAACCAAAATAGAAGAAGCTAAAAACCTGCTGTCTTACTCCAGTTATTCTTTAGCTGAGATTTCAACGATGTTGAATTTTTACGATCAAAGTTATTTTGCTAAAGTTTTTAAAAAGTTTACGGGATGTACGCCTAAACAGTTTATAAATCAAAATTGA
- a CDS encoding nuclear transport factor 2 family protein gives MLSKEIRDIIENYLEAYNSFEIEGMVNLLQKDIIFRNISNGETTTETKGIQAFRELAEQSSTMFTSRRQIITEYSVINDKVEVGIDYEGILAVDLPNGLKIGDKLQLNGKSKFEFKEGKISLIEDYS, from the coding sequence ATGCTTAGCAAAGAGATAAGGGATATCATTGAAAATTATCTTGAGGCATACAATTCATTTGAAATTGAAGGCATGGTAAACCTCTTGCAGAAGGATATCATATTTAGGAATATTTCCAATGGCGAAACCACTACGGAAACCAAAGGAATACAAGCATTCAGGGAATTGGCAGAACAGTCGTCAACGATGTTCACCAGCCGTCGCCAGATCATCACCGAGTACAGTGTCATCAATGACAAAGTAGAGGTTGGAATTGATTATGAAGGTATTCTTGCCGTGGATTTACCTAACGGATTAAAAATTGGAGATAAGCTGCAATTAAATGGAAAGTCGAAATTCGAGTTTAAGGAAGGAAAAATCTCATTGATTGAAGATTACAGTTGA
- a CDS encoding MerR family transcriptional regulator, with amino-acid sequence MKYCSISEASARFNIPESTLRYYEKKGLLPLIERDEAGRRLFSEDQMTLLKIIIYLKNTHMPISGIKKYIDRVVEGDQTTELRLEMLKKHKQAVLAEITLMTEALEGIDVKIARYTKRVQERRINKTEKRRHK; translated from the coding sequence ATGAAGTATTGTTCCATTAGCGAAGCTTCAGCCCGATTCAACATTCCGGAATCAACCTTGCGTTATTATGAAAAAAAAGGACTGCTGCCGCTAATCGAGCGTGATGAAGCCGGCAGGCGGTTATTTTCAGAAGATCAAATGACGCTCCTTAAAATCATTATTTATTTGAAAAACACGCATATGCCAATAAGTGGCATCAAGAAATATATTGATCGGGTGGTAGAAGGAGACCAAACCACGGAACTCCGACTGGAAATGCTGAAGAAACACAAGCAAGCCGTGCTGGCTGAAATAACTTTGATGACAGAAGCCTTAGAAGGCATTGATGTAAAAATTGCACGTTACACCAAACGGGTTCAGGAAAGAAGAATAAACAAAACAGAAAAGAGGCGCCATAAATGA
- a CDS encoding SDR family NAD(P)-dependent oxidoreductase has protein sequence MKPSGNTILITGGNTGIGLAFAERFLKAGNNVIVCGRREQALQHAKEKFPDLITRVCDLGIESERAALFDWVTTNYPAVNVLVNNAGIQQRFNVLKADAKHDWSYFNQEITTNIEAPFHLSMLFAPYFAAKEEAAIINVTSGLAFTPFAIAPIYSATKAALHSFTMSLRHQLSDTSIEVIEVAPPAVNTELGGAGLHVQGEPLDAFADGIFKGLEEGKAEIGYGTSVNRLRMSRDEIDEYTEKMYQATKNAKGTKSR, from the coding sequence ATGAAACCTTCAGGAAATACAATACTGATTACAGGCGGAAATACGGGAATAGGATTGGCTTTTGCAGAGCGCTTTTTAAAAGCTGGAAATAACGTCATTGTTTGCGGACGGCGTGAACAGGCCCTTCAACATGCGAAAGAAAAATTCCCTGATCTTATTACCCGTGTATGTGATCTGGGCATTGAATCCGAACGTGCAGCATTGTTTGATTGGGTAACAACGAACTATCCAGCGGTGAATGTGCTGGTGAACAATGCAGGAATCCAGCAACGGTTTAATGTGTTAAAAGCGGATGCAAAGCACGATTGGAGTTATTTCAATCAAGAAATTACAACCAATATTGAAGCGCCTTTCCACCTATCCATGCTGTTTGCTCCGTATTTTGCAGCCAAAGAAGAGGCGGCCATCATTAACGTGACATCCGGGCTGGCTTTTACGCCGTTTGCAATCGCTCCGATTTATTCTGCGACCAAAGCGGCCCTTCATTCGTTTACCATGAGTTTAAGACACCAGCTTTCCGATACGTCCATAGAAGTCATTGAGGTTGCTCCTCCGGCAGTGAATACAGAGTTGGGCGGAGCGGGACTGCATGTCCAAGGAGAACCGCTGGATGCCTTCGCAGATGGAATTTTCAAAGGATTGGAAGAGGGGAAAGCGGAAATTGGATATGGTACATCGGTGAACCGTTTGCGCATGTCGCGAGATGAAATTGATGAGTACACGGAGAAGATGTATCAGGCTACGAAAAACGCAAAAGGGACGAAGAGCAGATAG